The nucleotide sequence AAACTCTAACAGTCTAAGGGTGCGCTACGCGGTCGCAACTGGATATAATTGGTTGCGTTATGCCATCTATATTGATGCACATTGGATCTCTGCATAGCTTATGATGACGTACCCTCCCATGTCTCTGGACATCTAAGTGCCTACATTCCTTCGTTCGGTCTAGTCATAAGGCAGAGGCCAGCGAAGCTCCTTTAGGGACTCAAGGTCGAATGGTAAAAATAGTGCCGGCTTCTCCGTATCATCCTGTTGTCTAGGGTTCAAAAAAATGTGTTCACTTCGTTTCATCCTTCGAGAAGAGGAATGTCATGCATCATTCGCTTTGCATCAAACGCAATATGCTTCGTGCTAATCGCATGTAAAACTTTCAGTAACTTGCCGCATAGAACAACGATTGACTGCTTCTTGCGTAACGGGTTTGTGGTTCTGTTTGTATAATAATCATGCAGCTCACGAAAGGCTGCGTTATGACGAATCATCGGCATCATGACACGGAAGAGAAGGGCGCGCAGCCGTCTTCTTCCACGCTTAGAGATTCGCTTCTGTCCTTTGTGCTGACCGGATGAGTTCTCTCGCAACGTTAACCCCGCAAGTTTGAGTAGTTGGCGTGGGTGTTGGTAATGAGAGAAACTGCCGATTTCAGAGAGCAGTTCGACAATGGTCGCATCTCCGAGACCTGGTACAGTCGAAAGCCATTCATATTCGACAGATGTTCGGACAAGCTCTGTTAACTGATCCGTCAAGGACGCAACCTCTTGTTCAAGCTGGCGGTAACGGCGGACAAGTGTGGCGATTTCAACACGGGCCATCTGTTGTCCTTCTGTTACGCCAATCGAGTGGTGAGCGACGTTAATGAGCTTCGCTACTTTTGGCGCTTGGGGTGATTTCATCCCTTCAACCTGCCGAAGTTCATCCAATAGCTCTTCGGCTTCTTTTTGTGCTAGGTCGCATGGAAAGGGCGATGTTTCCAGTACAGCGAGCGCCATTTTGCCGAAGGTCGGGAAAACTTGCGTATACTCTGGAAAGTAACGATCCAGCCAGCGAATCATCTGATTCCGGACGGCCCCTTGTTCCTCTATGAGCTTTGAACGAAGCGTTGAACCAACGCGCAGCTCGGCTTCCATGCCTTTAAGAATTCGCGGATAGCTGAATCGTCCGTCTTTCACAAGGCGGGCAATCACCAGCGCATCCTTGGCATCATGCTTCGTTGGAAGGTTGTCATCCAGCTCTTTGGAACGCTTCACATGCATTGGATTCGTCATCACCAGAGAAATGCCTCGGTCATCAAGGAAATACGCCAGGTTAAGCCAGTAGTGACCGGTCGGCTCAATCCCAAGAATGACTTCCGTTTTCCGATGTTCCTTCATTGCTTTCAATATTCTTTGATACAGTTTTTCAAAACCACCGTGGGACTGAGAAACCGGAAAAGCTTTTTTAAGCACCCTGCCCCGTTCATCGACAAAGCATGCGTAATGTGTGCGTTTTGCAATATCCATACCGACAACGAGTGTTTGTTCGGTGACTTGATTAATTTTATTGTTTTGAGTAGAATTCATATTGAGTCCTCCTTGGTATCCAAATTAGGGGTCATTTCGTCCGTGAATTGACACCCCGCATCATACCAAGAGGGCTCTTTTTATTTCAAGTCCCCGAAAAAGCTTCTAACAGGAATGCTCCTTTCTCAATTATCCACTACTTAAAATGGTTTAAAACCATTACAACTTTTTCATATTCAGATTTAGTAAGTACTGGACTCATAGGTAAACTGAGTACTTCATTATGTAACTTTTCTGAAATAGGCAAATTTAAATTTCCCCATTTTTTATAGGCCTTTTGTTTATGCGGAGGGATTGGATAATGAATTAGAGTTTGTACACCATGCGACATTAGAAATTTTTGAAGTTCACCTCTATTTTTTGCCCGTATAACAAATAAATGCCATACATGAGCTTTACTATCTGTAATGACATTGGGTTTAATAATAGATGGATTAGTTATATTCTCGAGGTAAAAATTTGCAATGTTTCTTCTTTTTTGATTGTCACTATCAAGGTATTTGAGTTTAACCCTTAAAATAGCTGCTTGAATTTCATCAAGTCTACTATTTTCTCCTTCATACATGTGAACATACTTCTCTTTAGAACCATAATTACGTAACATTCTAATCTTTGCTGCTATATTGGGCTCATTTGTAGTAACTGCTCCTCCATCACCTAAAGCACCTAAGTTCTTTCCTGGAAAGAAACTAAAAGCTGCTACATCACCGATACTCCCAACTTTTTGCTTATTATATACAGCACCATGAGCTTGTGCTGCATCTTCAATAATTACCAGATTATATTTTTGAGCAACCTTTTTAATAACTTCCATATCAGAGCATTGGCCATATAAATGTACAACCATAATCGCTTTCGTTCTTTCAGTAATTTTTTCTTCTATTAAAACAGAATTTATATTGTAAGATGTTATATCAGGCTCTACAAATACTGGTGTTAGGTTATTTTTGGTTATTGCTAAAATTGTTGCAATAAAAGTGTTAGCTGGAACAATAACCTCATCCCCTGATTTAAAGTCATATGCATTTAAAATTAGTGAAAGTGCATCTAAACCACTTGAAGTGCCAATACAATGTTTTACTCCACAATAAGATGCAAATTCAGCTTCAAATTGTTGCAATTCGTCACCTAAAACATACCACCCAGATTTTATTACTCTTTGAATTGCTTCATTAATTTCATCACTGTATTGTTCATTTATTTTTTTTAAATCTAAAAATGGAATCATCAAGAATTCTCCTTGAGCATGTCTTGTAATTTACCATCCTCTAATTGAAACCTAATTTTACAATTGTTACAATATAAATCTTTTGAGTGCAACTTTTCTCCACAGTAACAAACGTAACCTCTTAATTCAGCTGGATTCCCATACCATAAGGTGTGAGGCGGAATATCTTTAGTTACTACTGAGCCAGCTCCAATCATTGCATACTTTTCAATAGTAATTCCAGCAAGAATAGTTGCATTTGCTCCGATAGACGCGCCTTCCAAGACTTTTGTCACAATACTCTCAGCCTTGTATAGCTTGGATCTTGGTGTTTTGTCATTTGTAAAAGTAACATTAGGACCGATAAATACATTATCAGCAATTCTAACTCCATCCCATATATAAACGCCTGATTTTATTGTTACATGATGACCAATAATAACTTCATTCTCAATAAAAGTATGATCACAAATATTACAATTTTCTCCTAATACTGCATTAGGGAGAATATGCGCAAACGCCCAAATTCTAGTGTTATTACCAACATTTTTAGATTCATTTATGGCTTTAGGGTGCACAAAATAACTCAACTTACTTCCTCCAAAAACAGATTATAATCCTTAATGTAATCCTCTTGATCATAGAGTTCGCTCGCAATTACTAATAATACACACCCTTTTGAAAAGTTAAACATTTCTCTCCAAACCATATTTCCAATATATAAGGCTTTATTAGGATTATCTAATGTTGCAATCTCTTTAGTTTTTCCATCATCCGTTAAAACATCGCAAGAACCATTAACACAAATCAGAACCTGTTCTAAATGCTTATGTGCATGTTTACCACGAACACAATCAAGTTCATTATTAAAAATATAATAAATCCTTTTTATTTCAAAAGGGATTTCTTTATGTTGCTCAAGGGCAATTAAGGAACCTCTTTCATCATTAAACATGTTAAAGTCTAGTTTTTTTACATCCATTAAAAATCACCACTTTAATCCTTATCAATTTCAAGTATTCCACCGTATAGTTCAACTTCCTTTATAATGCGATGCCATTTTATTAATTCTTTATACCAATTTAAAGTAATATTCTCATTTGTATTATTTATTTGTCCGGTCTCCAAAGCATTAAAAACTTCCTTAGCACCAGCATAAACATCCCATTTTGCCTTCCATCCAAGTGTATTTTCAATCTTATCAAAATTCACTCGATAAGAACGATGATCAGGATCTCCGTACCACTCAATAGAAACATCGTGGGATACTGCTTCTATTATTTCTTTTGCAAGTTGTTCAAGTTGGTAGTTGTTTTCATTGGCACCTACATTAAAGATTTCCCCATTAATTAATTGAGCATGGGTATTAAGCAGAAGAACCATAACATCTGTTACATCTTGCACATGAGCCATGGGTCTCCATTGAAAACCGTCTCTCATTAATGGAATAACACCATTCTTCCATGCACCATGTGTCATCCCATTTACAGCTAAATCAAATCTCATCCTTGGTGAAACCCCAAAAACAGTTGCTTGACGCAATATCGTTACAATATAATTATCATCTGCTAAAGGAAGAATTTCTTGCTCAGCTTTTTCATTGGCTTTTGCATAAGTCGTTAAAGGGTTTGTTGAAAATTTCTCGTCCACAATAACATGTTTTTCTTGAAAACCGTAAATGCTACATGAAGATGGCAGTATATATTGTTTAACACCTTGTTCTTTAGCCATTTTTGCAGTATTCACTCTTGATAAATAATTAATTTCATATGTAATATCTTTAAACAATTCCCCAATAGGATCATTCGAAATCGCTACTAGGTCGATTACTGCATCAACATTCTCAAAGACTACTTCTTTCATACGACGGCAATCTTCTTGTACCATTTCAAGTTTTGGATGTGGCTTTACTTTATCCTTACCAAAAAAATATCGATCCACTGCTTTTACACAGTAGCCATGTTCTAATAGTTTATGAACAAGCACACTCCCAATATACCCACCTGCACCTGTAACTAATACTGTTTTTTCCATAATTTAACCCACCTGAATTTGGTTTTTTACTCTAAGCATTATTTCATTGGCTAATTGTAACGACTGAATTGTCCCAGCATCTGTCCAGCTTCCATCATGAATACCGTATTTCAATTCATTTTTTTGTATATATATATTATTAACAGAAGTAATTTCAAGTTCACCACGTTCTGAAAAGTCTATATCTCGAATAAAATCAAACACTTTATTATCGTACATATAATAACCAATTACTGCAAAATCTGATTTAGGCTGTTTCGGCTTTTCTTCAATCTGAATAACTTTCCTTTCATCAATTGCTGCTACACCATACCTTTCAGGATCACCTACTTTTTTTAATAGTACACGAGCTCCTTTTTCTTGTTTGTTAAAGCTCTCTACAAATGGTTTGATAGACGTGTCAGAAATATTATCACCTAGAATAACTACTATTTTCTCCCCATTGGAAAAGTTTTCTGCTAATAGAAGAGCATCTGCTATACCTTTCGCTTCATCTTGAACTTTGTACGTAAAGCTACACCCCATACTTGTACCGCTACCTAATAAGTTAACAACATCCCCCATATGCTCCGTACTTGTCACTATTAGAATATCTCTAATATCGGCTGATATTAATTGTTTTATTGGGTTGAATATCATAGGTTCCATCCCAACCGGAAGTAAATGTTTATTTGTAACCTTCGTTAATGGATACAACCGTGTACCTTTTCCTCCAGCTAAAATTACACCTTTCAAAATGCATACTCCTTTACTAAGTTATTTACATATCTAATTTGCTTTCAAATTATCTAGCAGAATTCAGTATATAATTTCAATAACTTTTCCCCTTCCTTTTCCCAGTTATAACTTGATTCAAATGCGATTCTAGAATTCTTTTTAAAATAATTTAATAAACGAGATTGTTCAATTAAATTTATCATTGCATTTGTTAAAAGGTTTGAATCTAACTTATTAATGAGAAGCCCACAATTTGCATTTTTCATCACACTAGAAATTTCTTTATAGTTCATTCCAATGACTGCTAATCCTGCTCTCATATAATTAAATAGCTTATTGGGAAGCGCAACCTGACAGTTTGGAATATTATTCAGTAGCTGCAATCCTATATCACACTTGCATATTTCTTCATGGGCTTTATCTGGTGTTAGCCATCCTGTTTGGATAATGTTATTATGTAAATCTCTTTCTTCTATTTCTCTATCTAAATAGGACTTTTCATCCCCAACTGCCCCACCTATGAATACCAGCTTAAACTCTGGATATATAGTTTTTAGTACAGAACAACTTTCCATAATTTCTCTCAAACCACGTTCAAATCGTATATACCCTTCATAGCATATAATTGGCATATCATTTTCAATTTTCTCATAGCTTGGACCAAGTTTAGTAGGAACATTTCTAATCAAATCAATGTAAGTATTTTTATTTAATGACTCCAAATATTCTTTTATTGAATTAGATACCGTTACTACTAAATCACAATACGGTAAAACTGTTTTTTCAAATTCAATAATCATTTCTTCATATTTCTTTTTATAAAAATCAGTTTTTGCTACTGTATCTCTATATATACTTGGGAAAAATTCGTGAACATCATAAACGACCTTTATTTTTTTCCCTTGTACAGCTTTCAATTGTTTAATTTTAACAGCAGCATAAACAGAAGATATTTCATGAGCATGGTAAATATCTGCATCTATTTCCATTCCGAGATTTATTAAGTTTATCTCTAAATCATCTATATTTTCATTATTAATATTTGAAATAAAATCCATATGAATGTCATATCTCAGTTCATCTATGTTTTTATTTACATCTTTTCTAAAAGTTTTATGATATCCATAAACCTCAATTTGTTTTTCAATAATCTTATTACTTTGTGGTTTAAACGTCGGTTGATTGGAATTATTCAAAAAATAACCATCTTTATTAACTGGAGCGATAACCGATACGTTATAACCATTCTCTTGTAAAGTTCTTGCTTCCTTATAAAAAATCCGGTTGTCATTATATAAATGACCAGATGTTAGCATGCAAACTTTTTTCATGAGATAAACTCCTTAATTGTTATGAAGTTATAGCTTATAATCTCAAAATCGCAATATAAATTTTTTATTTTTCTCTTCTAATAACTATTATCGACATATTGATATTTTTATTAAGCTTTTAAAAATGTACTATAATAAGTGAAATGTATTAGAACTATATCAATAAAATGAAGATGATAAACAGAGGAAAAACGATTGAAGACATATAATTGGTTGATGAGTAAATAATAAAAAATAGTGTAACCGACATTTGCTCTTTGTACTACTCCACAAATTAATATTAAATATTCAATAGAAACAAAAATGCCGTTAAACCCTGCTAATACAATTGTTTGGTAGATGGGGTGCATACAATTTTAAATTATGTAATTAGGCTATTCCACTACTAAACCGGCGGAGAACCTATTCATTTTGAAGTAAGTTCCATGCCATTTTCAAGATCCCTTATAACAGTTCGCAATTCAAATATGTGAGGTTTAGGCAATGGCTTGTTTGGTTTAGCGATTTAATTTGCAAGACCCATTGCCACTTACGTTTCAATGCTTGTTGCTTGCTTTGTACAGACGTATTGCTTTTGGTGAATAATTTTTTATATAGGCTTATTCTCTGTTTTATGAAGCAAATTATCCTATATATATATCTATTAATTTATTTGCAACTATTTTTGCATCGTGGACTCTTTCAACATATTCCCTACTTTTAACACCTAGTTTATAACGTTCTTCATGCTTTAAAATCCATTCTTCAAGGATCAGCTCTATTGTATCTGGATTAGCGTTAATAATAGGGAACCCTTTATTATATGTATTTATAAGTTCTGGAAGTATATAACAAATGACTGGTTTCCCCAAAGCCATTGCTTCGCAAGCAAATATCCCATGCGAACCTGCACATAATTGATCAACAATAATATCTGCTTTGCTATATAGTTGGAGTGCTTCTTCATTTGGCTTGTTTGTAATTTCTAAATATTCAAACTCTAAGCCTTTCTTTTTAAGATTCTCTACAGCCTTTTGAAGAAAACTTGTGCCTTTAAAGGCTTTTAAACTTGGTGCATGAACTACTAACGGAACTTTATTGTCAGGATTCGGAAATGAAGGAGAGAAATTTTCTATTTCTATTCTTTGACCCACAATGTTAATATCATCAAAATATTTCTCTAAAAATATATTAAAAGAGTGGTCAGCAACAATAACTTTCCCTTCAGTAATATCAGCCCATTTTTTCATTTTTTCAATATTAATTTCATCAGATAAATTATATGGATCTACATAAAAAGGATTTCTCTTTTTTTCTAATTTAGGTAATCTTATATCATTCCCCCAAAATTCTATAAATAACTTTTTATTCATTTTTTTTAAGAGTTTTGTATCAAAATAATAACCTTTATATCTATAAAATGGTTCTGCAAAATGAAAATGATAAACATCATAATCTGTTAAATAACTTTTTAAGAAAATGCCTTTTTTAAACCATCTAGAAATATGACCTTCTTCTTTTCTATGGATATAAATATCATTTTTATAATTATATCGATTTTTAGAATGAACTGCAGAAACGCTAGCATATCCCACCGCTCTTTGAGCTCTAGCAGTAATACCTACTTGTCCTGCTATTTCAATAGGTCCATGTATTATTTTCATCCTAACCCACCTATATTATCCAAATATTTTATTCGTTACCTTTATTATCTTATCTATTTCATCCTCTTTCAAGGCTGGATATAAAGGAATCGAGATAGTTTTTTCAAAAATTTCCCTTGATGTGGGGAATTCCCCTTCTATTGAAAGTAATTCATTTAGTAAGTTATCAACAGGCTTTCGAATAACAACTCCATTTTCATAATACTTTTTTTGTATATTTTCAAATGATACATCCCCGACTAATTTTATCGGAAATCTATGCCATGAGTTTTCTTCTAAGAATAAGGGTAAATCAAAATTTAAATTTTTAAATGAGTTCAAATAGTTGATAGCTATACTTTTTCGCTTACACACAAAAACATCCATTTTATCCCATTGACTCAACACTAAAGAGGCTGTTAAATCAGACATACTAAATAATAAAGGAGGATAAAATTTGTCGGCACCACTAAGGAAGTTTTTGATATTTTCCTTTGATTTTGGAGTATTTAAAATTAAAGCTCCTCCTTCCCCTCCTCCCAACATTTTTATAGATTTAAAAGATAAGAGTGAAACATCGCCAAATTCCCCAGCATTTTTATTACCTATTTTTACCCCTAATCCTTGTGATAAATCTTCTATAATTGGGAGGTTAAACTTATTTAAACCTTTAATCATACCCGGAAAGCCAAACATATGAGGAAAAATAATCCCTTTTACTTTTGAATTAATTTTTTCTTCAACTGTTAAATTGTTTAAAGTGTACGTGTTGCTTTCTACATCTGCTAAAACAGGGGTAATTCCCAGAAACTTGACTGCATCATATACCTCTCTACAAATATAGTTTGGAAGTATAACTGATTCACCTGGCTTTATTCCTATTGCTATTAAAGCCAATATTAATGCGGTGGTTCCAGAAGAAGTTAACATAACTAAATCAGAATTATAATATTTTTCAAGCTTCATTATTAAAAATTTTGAAGCAGGGCCTCCTGAAGCAGTATAATAACTGTCCAAACATTGCGCAACAGCATTATAATCTTCAACTGAATAACATGGCTTTGAATGTGGTATTACACTAGTCATTATAATAAATCCTTTTCTCCTTCAGGTTTTTCGGGTCTCCATAATTTAATACAAACCCTTTGTCCTTCATATTCAAAAAATGCAGGATATAAATTTGGATCACAAGCACGAATTTGATGAAATAATTCTAAAATTGGCTTCGATGGGTCAATTTTAGAATCTTCTGGAGTTCTTAACCCTTTATAAAGTGTTGCCTCTTTTTCATTTTGTTTTATCCTTTGGAAGTTTACCCCGTCTTTAAAGTCAGTTACCACTTTTAAAAGCAACTCTGCTTCCAACTCTCGACTTTTTTTGTACATTGATCTTGGAGTATCAAAGGAAGATAACTTGAATTTTCCTTGTGAAATAATATCTCCTTCATCTATTTCAGATGATAAAAAATGAATAGTTACGCCACTTTCTTTTTCATTATTAGCCAATATATACCATCCGGAGTGCGCTCCTCTATACTTAGGAAGCAACGTAGGATGCACGTTAATAAAATTTTCTGCCGAATTTAATCCTTCTTTATGTATTAATAAAGGAAAACCTATCGTTACAGCAAGTTGGGGATTAAGCTTTTGTAGTAATGGAACTAACGTTCCTTTATCTATAATTGATAAAGGAACATTTAATTTTTTGCATGCTTCTTCCCATGAATCTAGTCTACTTTTTTGTCCGGCAAATGCAATCACATGATCAATTTTTATACCTGCTCCGCAACACCTATATAGGCATAATTCCCTGTTATTCCCGACAAGAAATACTATACTCATTTTTTACTCTCCCCATAAATTATAAGGTAATATATAAATCCCTTTATATTCCTTCTTCACTTTATTAACATCTTTAGATAAAATATTGGAAGCGTCACCTATAACTTTAGTCATATATATATGTTTTCCCTCTTTAGCTCCCCAACGTGCTTTATAATTATATACCCCTGATTTTTCAGGGCTTGATTCCCAATTGTATAGTTCATACTTATTTTGTATTAACCAATTAAAAATACTGTCTAGAACTACCGTATTTGAAAAAACATTTAAATTTCCTCCTGTATATGCAGAAGCAAAGTAATCAGCAATTTTGTTACCTAAAAGGATTAAAGTACCGCCTATCATTTCTCCTTTATTATACCCACAAAAAAGCTTTGCCTTATCTTGTGAAACAAGCTCTTCATAAATTTTTAAAAATAATTCTTTTGGATATGGGTTTGCTCCTACTTCCTTATACCTTTCAAAGTAGATTTTATACCATTCATTCCATTTATCCATAGAATTTTCTATACTTATTGTAATTCCACTGAGGTTACCTCTCCTTATTTCATTCTTAAAAGCAGCTCTCCTTTTGGCTCTTAATTTTTTAACTGGATGGTCATTTAACAAACTATATTGATAAAAATTACTATAACAGTAATCAGGTTTAAAAACCTCCTTATACATTTCAAGATTAACTTCTTGAAATGGAGGTGTACAAAGTGTTACTGTTATACAATCTTCATTTATAGCAATTTGAAATAGCTTATCTATCAATTTGCGCCATACTAAAAAATCAACTACTGGAAAACCTCCATACACAATAAAGGGATTACAGTGTATAACACTTCCATATATTCCATTATATTTAACAAAAAAGAAAAAGTTTTTAATTTTTCCTTTTTCATGGGCAATTAGAAGGTTGCAATTAAAATGCTTGAAAGATTGAAAAACCTTAAACCAAACTGGACTTATCTGTGGGATTATACTTTTTTGTTTAATTATCCACTTTTCAATTGTTCTTTCCCATTCAGAAAAATCCTTATCACTTTTTATTTGAACAATGGATACCAAAGTATAACACTCCCTCTCTATTAAAATGCATTATTAAATATATATATCATCTTCTTCTAATTTTTTAAATATTTTATTATTTTTACTCTTAATAAAGGCATTCATAGCATCCGCCATTGTTACCCCAGGATAAGCCCAAATAATAGGATGCAATAATATTGAAAGTTTAGAGTTGCTGTCAATATTAAACCAACTCTCCGGACTTCCTTCACGCCAAATTCTATTAGAGTCAGAGAGGTACTTTATTTCTTTAAAAAAAGATTCATTATATGTTGAATAAAATCCTTTGTAGTTTTTTCCCAATATTGAACTTGGTGGGTTATGGAATGAGACCACCTTATCAAAGGTATCAGGGTACATTACACTTAATAAGGAGAAGTCTTTTTCAACTTTGTCAATAACATAATCATTTTTTACTTTTTTATCTCTTATAACCTCTAAATCACAATGAAGTCCAACCCTATGTCCTAATCTCTTCACCAAATTAATAGTCTCTCTACCTTCTATTGAAAAAATATTATAAAACCAACTATTAGTCATAAAAAAATAAGTAGATTTAATACCTTCTTCATACTCGATCTTAGCCATTTTTTTGACTGCAGGTAACTCTATATCAACATCATGTCTCCATAAAATGAAAGGTTTATTTACTTTTTTTTCTTCCCCAAAAAATATATCCAGGTACCCATTTTTTTTTGAATATCTATATAAATTTCTTAACCTTTGCTCTGAAAAATCTATTTGGTTATAACTATTCATTCTAACAATTCACCTACTTTTGGAGGACGTTCCGCAGAATATTTTGTAATTAAAAGAGAACCATTTAATGTTTTCACCACAAATTCCTTTTCATTATAAGAAATAAAAACAACTTCGCCTTTTTTTGCCGAATTAAACAAGTCATTAGTAAATGGTTGTGCTTCCCACACCATAACCTTCCCTTTATCTTCCTTATAATAACAAAAAGCCCCTGGATATGGGGATGTTACTGCTCTAACAAGCCTGCATATGCTATTTGCTTCTAACTTCCAATTTATATGTCCATCTTCTGGAGTTCTTTTTTGATAATAAAACGGTTCACCTATCTGAGGAAAGGTCGGAAATTTCCCTTGAAAAAGTAGAGGCAAAAACTTTCTAATTAATTTAGCTTGTGCAATACTTGTTTTATAATAGAGTGAACGACAAGTATCCCATTGATTAATATCATACGCCTCCATACCAATAATATCACCATCATCAATACCGGGATTAATAAAAAACATATGTAAAATAAAACGGGTTTTGTTTTCCAAAATACTCCAATTTATTGGTGACCTACCTCTCCCCCATGGAAGAAAATTACTAGAACCATGAAATCCGATAGTACCAATATTTATACATTCTAATATCGATTCAGGAATCAATCTTTGCCAACCAATAACCATTAATATATCGGGATTAATATTGCGTATAGTTTCTTGATCATTAACATCTTTGAGGTCATAGTATTCTACGTACGAGCATGGAATGTTATTTTCTTTTGACCAATTTGTTAAATCAACATAATTTGTAACCTTATTTATATTCACATTTTCTTGTTTTAAAGTAATAATATGGTCAGGCTTACACCCATACATTATTAAGGCATTTAATGTATCAACAGTTTCCTCCAAACAACCTATTACAACAAACTTTTTATTCATATTTTGATATTATCTCCTTAAAAGATGTGGTAATATAATTTACATCTTCTTCACTTAATTGTGGATGTAAAGGTAATGCTAAACCATTTTGATATAACCTTGAGGCATTAGGGAAGTCTCTAGGTATATAACTGTATTTATTTTTATAGTGATACATCAAATGAACAGCCTGTGCCCCAAGATTTGATTCAATCCCTTTGTCCTTAAGCTCAGAAATGATTTTACTTCGTTCAAAGATATCACTAAGCAAAATCATAAAGGTTTGCCAAGCATGTCCTTCTACTTTCTGAGGAAGAAAAATATTTTCCAAATTATTTAATCCTGCTAAGTATTG is from Bacillus tianshenii and encodes:
- a CDS encoding formyltransferase family protein, translated to MNKKFVVIGCLEETVDTLNALIMYGCKPDHIITLKQENVNINKVTNYVDLTNWSKENNIPCSYVEYYDLKDVNDQETIRNINPDILMVIGWQRLIPESILECINIGTIGFHGSSNFLPWGRGRSPINWSILENKTRFILHMFFINPGIDDGDIIGMEAYDINQWDTCRSLYYKTSIAQAKLIRKFLPLLFQGKFPTFPQIGEPFYYQKRTPEDGHINWKLEANSICRLVRAVTSPYPGAFCYYKEDKGKVMVWEAQPFTNDLFNSAKKGEVVFISYNEKEFVVKTLNGSLLITKYSAERPPKVGELLE
- a CDS encoding formyltransferase family protein translates to MSIVFLVGNNRELCLYRCCGAGIKIDHVIAFAGQKSRLDSWEEACKKLNVPLSIIDKGTLVPLLQKLNPQLAVTIGFPLLIHKEGLNSAENFINVHPTLLPKYRGAHSGWYILANNEKESGVTIHFLSSEIDEGDIISQGKFKLSSFDTPRSMYKKSRELEAELLLKVVTDFKDGVNFQRIKQNEKEATLYKGLRTPEDSKIDPSKPILELFHQIRACDPNLYPAFFEYEGQRVCIKLWRPEKPEGEKDLL
- a CDS encoding glycosyltransferase: MKIIHGPIEIAGQVGITARAQRAVGYASVSAVHSKNRYNYKNDIYIHRKEEGHISRWFKKGIFLKSYLTDYDVYHFHFAEPFYRYKGYYFDTKLLKKMNKKLFIEFWGNDIRLPKLEKKRNPFYVDPYNLSDEINIEKMKKWADITEGKVIVADHSFNIFLEKYFDDINIVGQRIEIENFSPSFPNPDNKVPLVVHAPSLKAFKGTSFLQKAVENLKKKGLEFEYLEITNKPNEEALQLYSKADIIVDQLCAGSHGIFACEAMALGKPVICYILPELINTYNKGFPIINANPDTIELILEEWILKHEERYKLGVKSREYVERVHDAKIVANKLIDIYIG
- a CDS encoding GNAT family N-acetyltransferase: MVSIVQIKSDKDFSEWERTIEKWIIKQKSIIPQISPVWFKVFQSFKHFNCNLLIAHEKGKIKNFFFFVKYNGIYGSVIHCNPFIVYGGFPVVDFLVWRKLIDKLFQIAINEDCITVTLCTPPFQEVNLEMYKEVFKPDYCYSNFYQYSLLNDHPVKKLRAKRRAAFKNEIRRGNLSGITISIENSMDKWNEWYKIYFERYKEVGANPYPKELFLKIYEELVSQDKAKLFCGYNKGEMIGGTLILLGNKIADYFASAYTGGNLNVFSNTVVLDSIFNWLIQNKYELYNWESSPEKSGVYNYKARWGAKEGKHIYMTKVIGDASNILSKDVNKVKKEYKGIYILPYNLWGE
- a CDS encoding DegT/DnrJ/EryC1/StrS family aminotransferase, producing MTSVIPHSKPCYSVEDYNAVAQCLDSYYTASGGPASKFLIMKLEKYYNSDLVMLTSSGTTALILALIAIGIKPGESVILPNYICREVYDAVKFLGITPVLADVESNTYTLNNLTVEEKINSKVKGIIFPHMFGFPGMIKGLNKFNLPIIEDLSQGLGVKIGNKNAGEFGDVSLLSFKSIKMLGGGEGGALILNTPKSKENIKNFLSGADKFYPPLLFSMSDLTASLVLSQWDKMDVFVCKRKSIAINYLNSFKNLNFDLPLFLEENSWHRFPIKLVGDVSFENIQKKYYENGVVIRKPVDNLLNELLSIEGEFPTSREIFEKTISIPLYPALKEDEIDKIIKVTNKIFG